From Bubalus bubalis isolate 160015118507 breed Murrah chromosome 17, NDDB_SH_1, whole genome shotgun sequence:
AGTGTGTCAAATGGTGTATTTTGTCACTTTAGTAAACACTACAAAGCACACATTTCCAACATCTGAAATTAAACTtatataaggaaaaacaaaaaccaaacactaAATCTATAATGGTTCATATTAAGCTGtttataaaaaatactttaacaaaCTTATTTCCTACTTTTTATAGGGGCAGTCACCCGATAAATAGACAGGTTTTGTATGCAGAAAAATGGCAACACCAGGAATTCACCTGCCCCCGTGAACACATATCCAAAATCTCCTGTCCAGAATGAGAGTGAAGGTaaagggggaggggtggagacagTTCCAATTTGGGTTtttattggttttgtttgttttaaagcctTCAGAGACATCCCGCCCAAGCAAGGGCTTCCGCTCTAAAACACGGCAGCAGCGGCGTCAGGTGTGCTGCCCCCGATGGCCGTCCCCCATCCCCGACCTCCTCCTGTCCCCGCGGTAGGGCCGGCCGCGGGCGTTCCGGTGGTACTGGTAACCCTCGTCGCGGCTCCTGCTCGGCTGCCCCTTCCAGGACTCCTCGCCTCGAGCGTGCGGGTACCCACCGCGGCCCGAATAGCCCCAGTCGCTCTTGTACTTCCTACCCCCGAAAGTCTGGTTATAGAACTGCTTGGAGCGACCGCTCCTCAGAATGTGAGACACCTCGTTTTCATCCTCTGAGCTCTCTTCTTTTGGTCTCTGCACCCTGCTGTCCACCGAGTTGGCCCCGCTGACCACATCAGCAGCAGTCTTGGgctctttccctttttctggtttttctttcagGCTTGGAATGGTCCTTTTGGGCTCAAGTCCCGCAGGCCCAGCTTCCCTCTCTCTGTTTAGAAGCTGAGCAGGAACGTGCGCCTCGCCCTCGGCTGCAGGAGGGCCGGGAGCCGCGGCCGGCTCCACCTTCGGCGTCTGCGAGGAGCGCTCAGCCCGGCCGTCTGACTTGCTCGCGCCGGCTTCAGGGGGAGCATGGGGGTCCTCGCCCCCGGCCTCGGGAAACTCCTCTGCTGCTGACACGGAAGCACACTCTTTAGAGAGATCCAGGTTTTCCAGGGGCAGATCCAATTCTCCTTTCTCATCGGAGGGCAGAACGATATTCTGCCTCATGACTGGATTCTCGATGAATCCCTGCAAAGGGTACCCATACCAAACGTGAGGAAAGAAAGGCGGTGCGATGGGGACCGGGCCTAAGAATGGGTTCGGGCCAAAGGACGGCTGCGGGAACATGTTCTTGCCGCTCAGCGACTCCTCATAGTCGGCGTGAAGGAGCTGCCCGGCGTTCTCCGATTCTAGGTCCGCCGGGTAGGACAGCTGTCCGTGACTGTCAGACACCTGAGACGGAGGCATGACCAGGGGAGAGGAAAACGCGGGTGGCCCCATCTCTGCCTGTGGCATCTGGCCGTTCACGCTGCCTTCGGGATCCATGGGGAAGTGTGCATCTGGACACGTACAGTCACTCTCATTCTGAGCAGAAGGAGCTTCTTGGAACCAGGGGTTTTGAGGATACATAGGGACAGGGACCTTTGGGTACATCCTGCAGGCTGCCAGGTAGGCCTGGTGCAGAGGGTACAGGTAAGAGTGTGGGGCCCACATAGGACAACTATATGCctgaaagagacaaaaaaaaacccagtaagATAAACTACATGGCAGGGGGTTTGCAGGGGGAGAAGTTTGAGTGGGCTCAAGATAAGTTtcttacatctgcaaagaccaaAGATGAGACCCCTCTGACAACCAGCATGCAGAGGAATCACCAAATTAAGTCACTGCCAAAAGACTGCATTCCTTGTTCCTAGCCTGAAATCAACTCACAGCCCTGATACAGAGGCTTGACCGGAGACAGTAATGAGCCTACCCACATACTACTGTGATCAATAATTCCACCCTGTAGACCTAACTGCACAGAAGGAATCTGGGGTGACAGAGATCTCAAAAACCACCAGCAGCAATCAAGCCTCCAATTTCCAACATCTTTGGAATGACCTCCACTCATGTTCTGGCCCTACCACTAACTCAGTATGTGACCCCGTTACCCAACTAGCTACCTAGAATGGACAGGTTCTATCATTAAAAATGCTGGTACAGAAGTAGGTGATCCCCAACATTTGGACTCCATGGTTATAGAAGCCCCCAGAGCAACCCAACTTGCAAGGACTAAATTTAGACCTCTAGTCAGGTAAGgctaaataatgaaatgaaatactCCAAATTGTTGCCCGGCAAAAGGTTCAgcctaaacaacaaaacaaaacttaccAGATTACTGGCTAATTAATCAATTAGCTGTACAGCCAACATTAACTAGAGAAATATAAACTAGGCAATGAATGTAGTAGATGGAGAAATTAATCAAGCCTGTTTTTATGAACTGGTCTGTAGGCCATGGTAGCACTTGATGTTTTAACCGTCCGGAACCCACAGAAACGAATCCGGACAGGAGATAACGCAACACTGACAAGAACAGAGCCCTCCAGCTCTTTCTAAGACGAGCCATCTCCAGGCTGACCACCTCCTGCAGGAACCTCTGCTCTGCCAGGGAGCCCTGCCTTCCACGGCTGGCTTCCTCTCAGCCTTTCAACGACTGAGGCAGGGAAAAAGAGCACCGCCCCGTTTCACAAACTCAAACAGGCAGGCTCCGACACACTCCAGAACTCGCCCAGGGCCCGGAGTGCAGACCTCTCACCTAACTCAAGAAGCACTTCCGCTAGGCTGGTTCCCAAACACACTCTCAGGGTTAAATCACTGTCAATCAAAAGGAAAAGCGGGCAAATGGTGGAGCCTCAATCACCACCAAAAACAAACTGTAAGGCACTGAAAATGCCAGttcttaaaataataagattAAGGAAGCCTTAGGTTATTGACCAACAGGTTAGAATTAGTAAtttaaaacagtattaaaaaaaaaaaagacagtattaacttaaaataactttaaaatgataaaatgtaaaTACCTTTACACCAAGATTGAAGAAGAATCGAAGAATGTTCTTATCTGAAAATAAGCAACATCAACACTAAAATTATACATTCACAAAAAGCTTTTTCTCATTATCCTCAAATGATACATAGTTCTAAGGACAATGGTGCCTACTTGAACTGTTTTCTCTCACCTGTAATACAAAACATGGGTTAAAAATTATAACCAAAACCAGGCTCCATTACTGTAGGGTGATTCCGGGTTCAACACACTTTTTCTACTCTAACATGGAAGTCCCAAAATGGCTTAAACTGAGATTTTTATGACTAAAAACAAATCTGTACAAAGAAAACCCACATGTtcactgcattttttttcaacttctgtGTGGGATTTAAAAcatcatgaaataaaaatgttgggGGATAAGAGTAAAAATCAACATAAAACTCATTAACGAGATTAGTAGGATAACACTAGCTTGGGTATTCATTTAACATTAGCCAGTTACCCACAGAGTCAAACATCAAACTGCTGACTGATAAAATTATCTACAACTATTCAGGCAAAGAGCAGTCACTGCATTACTCTCAGTTTTGCAGTTAGGAAAGTTCACAAACACAAACTAATCTCTTTAGAAAACaggacaaatttaaaaagaattcctgtaaaatatatatacatatatgtatatacatgattGCATGCAGTACTGTAATGACAGCTATTATGTGTTATACTCATTTCTTATCATTGTTTCATGGACATGAAGAGAGTAGTTCCAAACACCAAACCACTGATATGAAAAACTCAGTAATGTTTAGTTGTCTAGTTAGTAACACTATTAAGGCTTAATTCAAAACGGATTCAGGCTTTTTGCAAACATGATGGGGGATGCTGCAGTTACTAAACGTATAAAAACATATCCCATCATAGAGAAGCTGAAACAAGAATGAGTGACGGACAGACAGCCGGCCCTCTGCTGTCCTCCCCAAGCCAAGTCCTCCAGCTTACTCGGCAACCTGACCTCTGTCCTCTACTTAGAATTCTCACTGAACTCACAGCAGTACTTGATAAATACAATTAACCTGAACCTGGGAGGAGGCGCTCACCTTTAGGCAGGTCCTCCCCTGTGTGACACAGTGAGTAAGGTGGTGCGATGGCTCGATCTCCCTTTTCGTTACAAGGAAACCCAGGATACAGGGGGTCCTGGTAAAGGCTCAATGTCTGAGGCAAAGGCATCAAGGGCTGGTTCACGGCCTGTATTGACACAGGAACTGGAGACGGTGTCAAATGAGCTTGGGACACAGCAGAATCAGGCCCGGTAGTCAGAGTCTGTGTCACTGACAAGACAGGAATTTGGGTAGGGACAcctacaaaagaaaaggaaaggaatcaAAAGCTATGAAGAGGTAAAAGATAATTCTCCTCTGCAAATAAAAGGTAACGTTAGGCTAAAAGGTAAGGAATGCTGTCTCATTACACAGCTGGGAAAACAGCATGCGCTTAAGCAATCTAAAGTACTTATGTCAACCAAGCACCCTCCTGGCCATGCAGGAGGAAATGAGGACAAAAAACCGGCTCTGGGCCAGTAACAGCTCTTACAGACACATGTAAAACACACAGCCTGCGTCTCGTGGGGCCACAAGGAGCTGAGGGGGTTGGAGGGGACTGAAAACTGTACTGCCAGCGCCAGCAACCACAGCTCACAGGCCTTGCTCCCGAGACCGTGAGGGCGGGTCTTCAATGAGCACCATGTGAACCCGGCCCTCCACCACGGGAAGCAGAGCAGCACGGAGGACCACAGAAAGTTCTGAGGCTCTGTGCAGCTGACCCTGCTCTGAGGTCAAGCTCACACACAAGAATGTCAAGACTTGGAGGACTTTTGCTTGCTGGTTGGTTCCATCAACTTTCAAAAATGTTATCTAACCTGTTGGTCCAAACGTTGTAGGTTCGCTCGGCCAGGCGGGCACAGTGGCTGGTAAGGAAGGCACCGCAGGAGTTAGATGTACCTCTGGAGAAACTAGAAGGGGAGCTGGATTTGACAGAGACACATGTTCTGCTGGCTTCTTCAAGAAGAAGGGGTGCAAAAAGACAAGAGTTCATTGTGCTTAACACTAATTCATCCACCGAATGCATCATGAGTTGCCTGCCTCTTACACAGCTGCAGTTTCTACATAAATGGTCTTTCTTCTGGTCTtcgaaataaaaggaaaaacacaggaGCTAAAAATTCCATACTAACAAATTTGATCCAGTGACTGCCGACCAAAAGTCACAGAAGTCACCAGTGGGGTTAGAAACAAACTATAAAGCAACTTGAATCAAATGCTTTAAGGCAAAGATGCAAAGTCATTGAAATCACCCTGCAATTCATGAGTCTAGAACAGCTCCTCACACAAAGAGCTAACATAAAATCATACGCTTTCTACCCAACATGAAGGATGTTAACTGAAAGACAAAGAATAAGAACTTTCTCTACTCCTGTATTAGACCAAGAACCAAAACAATCTGTTAGAACTCAGGTTCCTTCACCATTAAATCTGTAAGCTGGCAGTACTGCCCTTTAGACATGTCCTTTCTAATCTCTTCAATCATTACATTCCTTCCCTTCTATGACATAATTGGTAAGCATGCAGAAATGTCTCTTTAagttctgaaagaaaacaaatttcccttcaaaaatcttattttcaaGCCAACTCATCACAAAGGTAACATAAAGTACCAGATAAAAACTTATTCAAATTCAATTCAGAAGAATGGTTTCTATGTCCAGAAAACATTCCACTGAGACCATTCCAGACTAACCAAGAACAGAATTAGAGAAAAATTGTAATTGCATTCCAAATTATGATCTATTAATAAATTCTcccatttcctattattttctatttttaaatagcattCAATGTCAAATGCAACAATGTACTTACTTGCTCTGTAGGAGGTGGGCACTCTAATTTCTTTGATTTTGATGGTGATGAAATTCTTGCACACTTATCATTGCTAATATTCtttggaagcaaaaaaaaaaggggagggggatCATTATCTATTTCAAACACCCACATTCTGGGATAACGGTGCTACCTTTATAGCTCACCTATCTGCACCTGACTGAATCCTCTAACTACTGAGTATTTTTTTCAATTGTATCTGGTCTTCAACAGGTAGCTAATTTTGCCTGAATGTCTTTATTACATCAAACTATATGGCAGTTTTTACCTTGGGCATGGTTCCAAAACAGCATTTTTCCCTCAAAAATCTGTAATACTATGGAGTAATGGAAAGTAAAGGTCATCATAATGTACCCTAGAAGAAATGGTTATAATTTGTGAGTGCATCAATTTTCCTCAAGCATTGTAACTTTCTcccaattttttttctacttccatAATACTTTGTtacagcttccctgatggctcagtagtagagaatctgcttgtTGATGTCAAACCCAGGGGGTTAgacccctgggtttggaagatcccccagagaaggaaatggcaacccactccagtattcttgcctgggaaatcccatggacggaggagcctgatgggctacagtccatggggtcgcaaaagagctggacacgacttagtgactaaacgccACCTGTTATAAAATGCTGAAATCATGCCCATCTTTTTCTGCACTACCACAGTgctaaggaagaagaaaaagacgcAGTCAGTATGTAAAACATTTACCTCCAATGTGCCTGGCTCAGGCTTTTTATCCAAGGAAAtatgtccatggacagagtctaCAACAGATCAAGATAAAAGAGACAGCATCAGCCACTAGTCAGGTGTGAAGACAGAACAACAAAAcatggagacagagaaagctggaACTGCCAGGTTAACCACGATCAGTCAGCAAGTAATAGTTTTCACAATTATACACCATGCTTTACCTAGCTTGAGTCAAGGCTTCTCTGCAACAGTGAGATGCGACAGTACATTGCTCAATCATTAAAAACTAAGAGTTCTTTTCCCCATGCCTGACTTTAGGCCAGAAACAGATCTCCAGCATCTGCTTTCCAATGATGAAATAACATGCCTTTATCTTTCCGTTCTTCGGTGTCCATTCTCCGCCTGCTTCCTTTTCGATCGCTTCCATGGGACGATTTTCTCTGGACGCCTGGGTTGCTACTCTGAGTAGCTGACTGGCTGATTGATGAACTCTTAAACAAAACCCAACACTTTGTGTTAAAAGATTTACTCACAAGTATACAAACAGAAGTCTTGTAATTAATCTTACTGTTCACACATCTGActaaaaatctcaaaattcacCACCTTATATCTGTAAACTTCCCagcctacaaaaaaaaaaaatacaacctaGGGTTCATATTAAATACTCTACAGTAACTGGCTTATTAATAAGCCAAAGGCTGAGGCAGTCAGATGCTTGGCCTAGTAGTTAAGACTTCTTCATATGCCCACATTTCAAGAAGCCACTGGGACCGAACCTTTACTATGCAACTTACATTTCCATTCTCTGCACAAAGAATAGCACCCTTCACACCAACCTTCAAAAGCAGCACTGCAGAGTCACAGTCCTTTGAGGAAGTTGGAGGGGGGCGCCCCAAGAGCGGGGCAGATACAGTCACTAGGACTCTTCTCACTAAAATGCCACTGACTGTCAGCAAACCCCTCCAAGCCCTGCATGAGCTCCAGCTTCTAACTGGTGAAGCACAGGGACTGGAGAAAGTCTGGCTTTTCAGCTCAGTTACCACTGAAAGCCTCTGCTCTCCTAGGATCTCTGAGGAAATACCATACACAGACGAGAAGAGATCTCAGCCTTCAGTGGCAGgcattttttagaagaaaacctGAGTCACTATCAAGTCCAAGACAGGATCAAAAGACTGTTTAAACACAGTGAGTATAAAGACCTCATTTTAACAATCAAAACATTTCACCATCTATTCCCACATTATAGTAGTTCTCACCATTCACCaactgaaaaaaagacaaaaagctgagagcagaagctTAAAAGATCGGTAGTTTTGTATTATCTAAATATTATGGAAAATAACATATCACAGAGATAAACACAGAATGAGACCATGCCTAATTCACATGTGAATTTGGGCATGTCTTCCAACGATTCCTAAACTCCAATCCCTGTGCCAGCCTGAGCTATCCTACTCCAGGTGAGCTGGTCTCAGCTCAGCCTctccacctctttaagaattccaGAGGCCAGAAAACAATGTGTGGCACTTTACTGTTTTATGTTGATAGAAATATACATACCAACagataatatacatacatatatacacacacatatatatactataaggTAACTTCTATAACATtccattttgcttgtttattcCACTGTTAAGAAAGTGTTCCAACCACAGCTCATGTGCCTCCCAGGTGCTCACAGCTGCATCACGAGTCATTTACTGCCACTCACCACTGTCAGACCACAGGCTCAGGGAGCCCGGTGCCCCCACACTCAAGCAGCTACCCTGCCCCCGTGTGCCAATGACCTTCCTCACACAGCATTTACTGTTTCCCCTTCTGACCCCCTCAAAAGAATTAAGACACTTAAAGGCAGAGAACGTTTGTCTCTTGTCTCATCAAGAAGCACCCGTCACAGCTCAGCATCTGACACAGGAAGCAAGGGCGAAGCCACAGGGTTGCACCCACCACCATCTCTAGCACTGACTGCTCTGAACCACAGCTCTCATCTGTATGTACCAGGTTTTTCTTAATAGGTCCTGGGTATGTTTAATAAGGAACACTGAAAAGAATGTCCCAAATTTACAGAAGTATCCTGTTGACTAAATCGTACACCTCCACGGCTTAGGGTAAGTCACTGGCTTTGGctagcaaaaacaaacaagcttCAGTTCAAAACAAAATACTCAACTTGAAGTCAGATAAACAATCAACTCGTCTCAACTCTGCCACCAACTAGAAATATCTTTAGACCTCATTTGCCTcatgaagatgaaaaggaagGGAGGCTACGTCATCTCCAAGGTAACCGTCAGTGTAAAAATGATTCATCTACCATTAGAAACTATGGTTGAGTACAAAAACTGGACTAAGGAGAGACTTCTGAAGGGTAACTTTTCCAATTCctttttatatacatacagaaaGGGCTGGGAAAGCCTGTTCATCTCTGTTCTGAATCTCATAGAGTAAGCGAGACTCTTCTATAGCTTGCTTCTCTCTGCGCTCTTCTGGAGAGAGGCCGAAATAGTTAGGTTCTCGAGTCGTGGCATCAAAATCCTCAGCTCTCTCACGATCAGGTTTTCTGTCAAATAAGACATTCTTGGATGAAAAAAAGACAATGTATTGTGTAcctaaaataatctaaaataacatttttagcaATACAAATATTTGCTATCTTAGCTACACTGTGACATTACAG
This genomic window contains:
- the OTUD4 gene encoding OTU domain-containing protein 4 isoform X2, producing MACIHYLRENREKFEEFIEGSFEEYLKRLENPQEWVGQVEISALSLMYRKDFIIYQKPNVSPSQVTENNFPEKVLLCFSNGNHYDIVYPIKYKESSAMCQSLLYELLYEKVFKTDVSKILMGLDSSEIADEDSSEVSDSEDDSCRSKPTTINDVNGFKTLSSDQHPKSNGNSPSLPLSRKVLKSLSPAVYRNVEYEIWLKSKQDQQKHDYSIAAGLQYEVGDKCQVRLDHDGKFSNADFQGVHAENGPVLVTELGKKYSPKNLKPPPSESWNTVSGKKMKKPPSGQNFHSDMDYRGPKNSSKPIKAPSALPPRLQHPSGARQHASSGHSAAPQSQKTSSEHKNLSRTPSQIIRKPDRERAEDFDATTREPNYFGLSPEERREKQAIEESRLLYEIQNRDEQAFPALSSSSISQSATQSSNPGVQRKSSHGSDRKGSRRRMDTEERKDKDSVHGHISLDKKPEPGTLENISNDKCARISSPSKSKKLECPPPTEQKPAEHVSLSNPAPLLVSPEVHLTPAVPSLPATVPAWPSEPTTFGPTGVPTQIPVLSVTQTLTTGPDSAVSQAHLTPSPVPVSIQAVNQPLMPLPQTLSLYQDPLYPGFPCNEKGDRAIAPPYSLCHTGEDLPKDKNILRFFFNLGVKAYSCPMWAPHSYLYPLHQAYLAACRMYPKVPVPMYPQNPWFQEAPSAQNESDCTCPDAHFPMDPEGSVNGQMPQAEMGPPAFSSPLVMPPSQVSDSHGQLSYPADLESENAGQLLHADYEESLSGKNMFPQPSFGPNPFLGPVPIAPPFFPHVWYGYPLQGFIENPVMRQNIVLPSDEKGELDLPLENLDLSKECASVSAAEEFPEAGGEDPHAPPEAGASKSDGRAERSSQTPKVEPAAAPGPPAAEGEAHVPAQLLNREREAGPAGLEPKRTIPSLKEKPEKGKEPKTAADVVSGANSVDSRVQRPKEESSEDENEVSHILRSGRSKQFYNQTFGGRKYKSDWGYSGRGGYPHARGEESWKGQPSRSRDEGYQYHRNARGRPYRGDRRRSGMGDGHRGQHT
- the OTUD4 gene encoding OTU domain-containing protein 4 isoform X1, translated to MEAAVGAPDGGDRGGAAPREDATPMDAYLRTLGLYRKLVAKDGSCLFRAVAEQVLHSQSRHVEVRMACIHYLRENREKFEEFIEGSFEEYLKRLENPQEWVGQVEISALSLMYRKDFIIYQKPNVSPSQVTENNFPEKVLLCFSNGNHYDIVYPIKYKESSAMCQSLLYELLYEKVFKTDVSKILMGLDSSEIADEDSSEVSDSEDDSCRSKPTTINDVNGFKTLSSDQHPKSNGNSPSLPLSRKVLKSLSPAVYRNVEYEIWLKSKQDQQKHDYSIAAGLQYEVGDKCQVRLDHDGKFSNADFQGVHAENGPVLVTELGKKYSPKNLKPPPSESWNTVSGKKMKKPPSGQNFHSDMDYRGPKNSSKPIKAPSALPPRLQHPSGARQHASSGHSAAPQSQKTSSEHKNLSRTPSQIIRKPDRERAEDFDATTREPNYFGLSPEERREKQAIEESRLLYEIQNRDEQAFPALSSSSISQSATQSSNPGVQRKSSHGSDRKGSRRRMDTEERKDKDSVHGHISLDKKPEPGTLENISNDKCARISSPSKSKKLECPPPTEQKPAEHVSLSNPAPLLVSPEVHLTPAVPSLPATVPAWPSEPTTFGPTGVPTQIPVLSVTQTLTTGPDSAVSQAHLTPSPVPVSIQAVNQPLMPLPQTLSLYQDPLYPGFPCNEKGDRAIAPPYSLCHTGEDLPKDKNILRFFFNLGVKAYSCPMWAPHSYLYPLHQAYLAACRMYPKVPVPMYPQNPWFQEAPSAQNESDCTCPDAHFPMDPEGSVNGQMPQAEMGPPAFSSPLVMPPSQVSDSHGQLSYPADLESENAGQLLHADYEESLSGKNMFPQPSFGPNPFLGPVPIAPPFFPHVWYGYPLQGFIENPVMRQNIVLPSDEKGELDLPLENLDLSKECASVSAAEEFPEAGGEDPHAPPEAGASKSDGRAERSSQTPKVEPAAAPGPPAAEGEAHVPAQLLNREREAGPAGLEPKRTIPSLKEKPEKGKEPKTAADVVSGANSVDSRVQRPKEESSEDENEVSHILRSGRSKQFYNQTFGGRKYKSDWGYSGRGGYPHARGEESWKGQPSRSRDEGYQYHRNARGRPYRGDRRRSGMGDGHRGQHT